The Ptychodera flava strain L36383 chromosome 3, AS_Pfla_20210202, whole genome shotgun sequence region ATCAGCATAAAAATACAGAACTCGGCTTTCAGtcaattttatcacttttttgaTATCAAACTTTCCCCCTTTCTTTGTCATATATACTCCTTAAAATAGCAGCCTGCCCGATTAGCCTCTTATTAAGTAATTTTCATAAGagtcaaaaagtattttaagcCATTTCCCCGCCAGattttccatttttgtaaattatttttcgtaTGATTTTTAAATCAAGCAGCATGAGCATGCGGTGTATTGTTTATTTGAGCTATAGCGCCCACTACAGTTGCCTTATGTTACGATAAATACATTATCGTAACGCTCGGCCTGAGGTAATTGGGAATATCGAGGTACCTGTCTCTAGGAGAACACGCCCCTTGATTGACAAGAAATcatttgacatcgatgaatgcCTTCATTATTGGTTTCCTTAATACAATTAAACACGGAAAATATTTTCCAACCACACTTCCAGTAGACTTGACTGGTCCCCACTCGCATGGTTTATTGGCAGCTGAGTTACAGGCTGACCAAGAGTGTGCCATTGCGATGACTCCAAGATCTACGCAGCAGTGTTCTATTAGGCGCGACGTTCTTCTGACGTTTAGACATCAAATTTACCATATATTTTGATACTCATATCCCAACAGACTTTGAGCAAGTCTAGTATTAGACTTCCGATTGTTTTTTACGAGAGAAACATAATCTTAGAGATTTGTGGTTTTTGAAAGGTATGATAGCTCTCTAACTAGCTTGTCAATCGACTTTGATGTACATGCACATAAAATTCAATCGACTAACTTTAACGTTGCATGCACAACTAAACTGCTCATACATCCTCTTATATGATGCgagatttattttttaatttgattttttcccagaacaatagatgaaaggtTATATCTTTAAGGAATCGtctgtgtcatcagcgatgacttgtcTGACATGTATTTTGACGAGCTGCTTAAACAGAGAATCGAGAAATGTATACAAGATTGAATATGCCATTGCGCATATTTATTATGCATTATCCAGGTACACATGATATATCTTTACCGCCATTTGTAAATGTGTGCTTTGCGTCTCACGTGGGCAGTCGGACGAGTTAAATTGGCATTCATGCAACGTTACAATCTATATAGGCACTATTGCACCGATGTCGTTGATTTTGAAGAAATAGCGTTTAACAAATGTGTCTTTTCATTTACAGCGAATATAGTTATATTAACATGcaatatgaaatgttatttAACAGGTATTAGCTTGCACCGATATTCCCTAATACTACAAGAGTTTCTTTGTGGAACCAGTAACCAAAAAGTTAAATCATTTTCATTACGCaactgaaattaattttttgtacaatcagtgacaaataatgtgaaaacaCTTTCACTAAGCGAGAGAAAGTAGATTCCTAGATTATATCAGGATTATTTGCTGCATAAAATATAATTCCAAGAAAACCCAACGAACatgtaacttttgacatttcTCATTTCATATAATATTCTTTGAtttacattgaaataaaaagaCCGTATTTTGATTAGCTTAATTGCATTTCCTCACCGAGTAGATTGCTATATATGTATCAATGAACGACCTCAGGAAATTTGGAGACTgaataaaaagtgtgttctatcaaaataataaaaaatttaaGCGAACGTTTTGTTAAAATAGTATAGTTACAAAAATGACTAAAATCTTTATTATTTTGAACACGATTTTGAAATCCtggttaatttaaaaaaaagtaaTGATGTGAAGATTCTCAATAATGACGTTATTCCTGTGCAACAATTTCATATTCCGACTACTAAAAAGAGACGTCATTCGTAAAGGTGAAAATTGGAAACCCTAGTTAAACGTTATCGCTGTCctacaaataaaaatgttaacgGGTGGTGAATACAGACATAAAGTGAAAAGCATACATTGAGCCATTTGATTACGCTACGTATGCTTTCAATATGTGAAAAGTATGAACATCTGCCAGTTTCAATAAGGGAAGTTTAGTTCGCCATCCTCCTAGCTATGTTGGTAGTGAGATATGCAGACGACGTTGGTTCATACTCCTTCAGCAACAATTTCGTTGTTAGTCATCATCTGCCAAGTTTATGTCCATTACATTAATGTAGGCCTACAAAAACAGTAGAGGGGAGAACAATTGTAAATCTCATGTTACGAATAGCGCTGGCTTACATTTAAAACATATGTGAAACTAGGATATAAAACGCTTGTGGAAGTGACGAAACTGATCATTGATATGGACGACAATAATATTTCATGGCAAACTGCAACACTACTCTCTGTACACAATACGTTTGGTATTctgtttaattttctctttctatcACTAATCTATTATCGTCAGTTCAATACATTATCGGTTAGATTTGTCtactttttttctcttctggtTGATCTTGTTCTTCTTACCTTCCCATCATTGGCCATTTTCCGCAGAATCGCCGTCAATTCGGCGAAGTTGGTCTTTTCTCTGGATCTTCGTCCCAACAGCTCAGGATTATGGATACCTTCATACAAACATAATTTATGTAACgatataatttcattttatattacGTGGATGGTTAAAATGGTTACGCAATAACACGATTAGTTATTTCttctatcaaaatatttttgtggcTGTGAAACATAAACCATGCTTCTCTCTGGATATTACCTGCACATCGGTAAACCgttcaaatattttgataaatgttaaaatgCGGTGATTCTAGAGACGCAGATCCCCATCAAAATATACAGTTACAGTGAAACAAGAATCTTACAGCTCCTTTTCACAGTGCGAAGGTTTTGGCATTCGATAAACTTCCCGTAATGATGACGTCACTTCTTGTTCCGACATTCCCTGATAAGGTTTGTTGCCTGTTAGAGTATATACAGATCAATAAAAAATTACTGTTTAAGACGAGAATTGAAAATCTCTGCATTACAGCACTCGATGATTTAAGAGATGATAAAATAGAATGTGTAATTTATTCAATTTATGCGGGAGCTATATCGACTCGATTGTAATTAGTTAGGATCTATAAACACACAGTCAACTAATCTTTTAAAGCTaaaatgcagatttattcagccATGGACTGTGGTAGCTGACGCGCAAGAATTATAACTTACCCATCATGACAATTTCCCATAAGACAACTCCAAAGGACCAgacatcactttttgtcgtGAATGTACCATCGAATAGAGACTCAATAGCCATCCAACGAATGGGTGATTTACCCTAGATGAAAGAAAACAGTGATTGAATGAAAAGTTGGTTAACAGATGCAACAGTAACCTTACGTCGGGTTTTCTATTTTTCGTACTTATCAAGATCACATCAAGTTTTAGAAAGGAAAGTATTACTGAGAGTCTGACATAGTTATAGTCATATCATAAATAAACGCATGAAGCGAGCAGCCACTGTCcactacaaaaacaaaataaaatttgaatgtaaCGCACCCTCTTCGTTGTGTATGGGTATTCTTACCTCCGTCTTGCGTTCGTATTGGAGTTTCTCAACCACATTACTTGCCAACGCGAAGTCAGAGATTTTGCAAACTTTATGTTTGTCTAGCACGATGTTTCTGGCCGCTATGTTCCGGTGTATGCACTGTgaatgatacattcaaagttgAAGGCACTTTGAACAGTCAGTGCTTTCTGACGTGTATAAAGAGCTTTAATGTAAACAacattattgtaaaatttttattgttttgattttgatttaggTTTGTTTTATTCTTCTCCTTTCACCCCATGTTACTATATATGGGTACACCATGCCCATCGAAGATAATAAGGAATGCCTAAATGTCCGATTATATGCCAATTAATAGTGGGAACATATTACGGATTCGGTCAGAGGGCGATATCTTTGCTGGTAAATAAAACTTGGATTAATtagggagaattggatcttcatattattcaaatttatcaaaattgttaggTGCGCTATAGCcgaatgttgcaattttacacACTACTCATAAACACAAATGtgaacttaaaaagaaaagcagatgatattacatttcaagattaaatcgacactacttcaccatcaaattaccCCAAATTACTTCTAATCGTGTGTCAAACATTCAAGTCATCGTCTGCCTGTTTATAATATAAGGAACGCTCCCTTGGCCTAAAAGTCTTTGAAATTACACAATCTATTTCTGATATTGTTGTCTTATTACTTTCTTTAAATTCAAGTATTCTAATTACAGCTACTGCGGTACCTCATTGGATGACAGAATTCCATCCCGAAGACGTCTGGTATGCAAAGTTCATGAGGGCACTATTTGTCGGGGTCATACTGTCACTGCGCAAGTTGGCATAGGCATCTCCGAGTGCAGATCTATGGTTTCgcaaataaaattgcagattgcCTCCTTCCATAAATTCCAATACGATGTACAATGGTTCTACAATAAAATTATCAATAGTATGCGAGTTTTGTGGTCTGATCTATTAGGTGGCCGGATATTTTGATTGGTAATTAAGATTTTCCttcacattaaaataaataacgTTCACAAAACTCATCGCAACTCCGGCCACGTGACGAAAGCACAAAACTTGTATTTAACTTACATATTATACATAACGAACAAACATCTACCTTACTCATATACGGTGCGCAAAAGCACAACGGGCAAAAACACAGGTGAACTTGCAGTAGCGTCAAGAATGAAAGTAAACGTTATTGCGGATATAAATGACAGATTAATGCACACTGACGAGAAATTTCCAAGCAAGATTTGAGACTTTaatttacaaaagttatcaaaaaaagaaagattccCAACAAGATTTTTCTAAATCCATGCAAGACAGCATGTGGTCGAAATTTAGACGTTTTAATGTTGATCAATGACGGGGGCTTAAGAATCAAGCAGGTAAGCTTTATAGTTCTCGAATTGTCAACATTACAGTGCGTCTTTCGTGAAATACCAGTTCTCTTACCCTGTTCCGTACAACAGCCTAGTAAAGATACGACATTCGGATGTGATCTGATGGTTTTCATTAGATCTAACTCTCTCATAAAGGCCCTCTTCTCAGCATCGAGAGGATTACCTAAATGAcgaaaaaaacagagattaaaacacTAATAGTAAAGTAGATCTTCATTTTGACTGTCATTGAAACAGCAATGATACAATGTTTATAGCGAAACATCTGTTGTAAATTGTTCTTGCAGTATGAGTGAGTATATCTACCTGTCAACATCTTCACAACGACATTCGTGGTTCCTTCCCTGCCAGCAATGTTCCTCGCCTCGGCCTTGACAACTCTTCCAAAGGCGCTCTCAGCTAACGTCTCTTTTTAGGCACAGGAACTCAGACGAGATTTCCAGCGACGTCCTTTTCGTGAGTTTCATATACACCGATTCGCTCTCTACGCGAGGTGAGATCGATGTGTAGTGTTCATCTTCACCCTTTGATAAAAATGGAAGCAAAAGATACAGCGAATGAAGTGAAAGTACGATGTTCAATTAACTCACCCTTACACTGATAAAACGCGACCGTGGTTTCTGAACTCAGGTAGAAAAATACAAAGAGACGTTCCGATTGTCAAATGACAAAATCCCCTTTGACGAAAAATTTACTCCACAGAGACAGTGAGTCATTAGTTACTTGTTAACCAATACCGTTATCATCACTAGTACAAATGCACATTTACGCACACTTACCTCTTTGAGGTCCATTGTGGTACGGTGTTTGTGTTTACTCTTGcgtttcaagaagaataaatacAAAGTTATGATGATTATCATTATGGTGATGAATTTCCGTAATCTCTAGTTTTCGTCAACGGCATTTTTACTGCAGTCTTTATGGAGGTAACAAGAAATATTACTAACACTGATTTCGGCGTTGACTTATGGAGATTAAAGATTAGCGAACATAAATGTTTCAGCAAAACACTGCATGAACTTCTTGTGTAAATGAATTGCCGCTATATCTCTAACACAAAACCTGATGGCTTCTTAGGTAAGCAGAGATAAAAATAACGTAACAACGTCTTTCTAACGCAGCGAGCCTGTCATGGACTTTGGGCTGTTCCTACAGACGTTCATTTTCTTATTTCGCAATCATTTGACAAAACAGACTGATTGATGTTCGTTGCAATGCATTTCGCTATCATACAAAAGTCGTTGAAATGTAATGTAAACCTAccatgtcttgtagttttgcTCTTCCAATAAACGCTGGACAGTAGGACCCTATCAACGCTGCTACTGGAACAAACACAACTAGTGATACTATGAACAAAATCGTGCCGGTGTTGGAAGTAGTGGGACAAACTGTAATAGAAGGAACGGTAAACGGTAcaggacaaaaataaaattagttgGCAGAAACATTATGAAGGGCGATACAGTACATATTAATATTCTAagaaaggagagagagagagagagagagagagagagagagagaagagagagagagagagagagagagagagagagagagagagagagagattggtAAGCGGACAGCCAGAAACAGCAAACTATTTAAATTTACCTTTCATCACAACGTCTTGTCCAACCTCAGAGTATCCTTCACTATCATCAAAAAGAGTGTCACTGCCTGACACATGTAGTAACCAGCGGTGCTTGCTTCAATACCAtgtatttcatgtacaagcTCAAGTCCCTCAACTTCAATAATTTCATTGCGGTCAAGGTCAGTTTTAGCTTGTATGGATTGGGATTTCCATCCAAGACTGTGCAAGTGATCCTAACGAAGCTACTTTTCATCACCTCGTTTGATGGCTGTACAGACATATTAATGGTTGCAATATCTGAATGAGAGAGCGagagaatttgatcaaattctgccAGTAAAAATGCACTATTCTCTAACAgacataataatgatcaaactaaatttacaaaatgtaccgATACATTATTGACACTCATGAGTCCTCTCATAAAAACAGTGTCATATCCAGAATGATTGCCAAACACAAAACGACAGTAATTGTCATCAGTTTGCTTAATCGTCTTTGCTCTTCTcagctctctctctccctctccctctctctctctctctctctctctctctctctctctctctctctctctctcctctctctctctctctcctcctctctctctctctcttcaaagTAGTGAACAGGCACAACATGTCTAGTTTAAGAATGCAAATTGCCGGTTCTGCCAATGCAATAATTTATTATACTGGCTGACTTACACTGTACATCTAAGTGTATAATATTCATTCCCATTCCATGCGATCCATCGTAGAATGTATTTGTAGCTGAACAGCTTTGATTTCCATTTAATTCCCTTGTTACGGCGACGATATCGACAACAGCCTCGTCGTACTCGGTGCCGTCAGCGAGAATCCACGAAAAATCTACGTCCACTGGGTTGGAATCGATCACGTTACACGCCAGAGTCAGTGATGTGCCCTCTTTGGCAACAGCATCAGATAACATTACTTCAACAGAAGGCGGGACTAAAATCAAAAGATACGACTATAGCATGAATATCTATCTTTTAATTTCCTGTCCTCTTTCTGAAATGTATATCATACGTAGGTGTGGATTTCTTCTAGACACATTAACCTGTTAATCAACTTAGGCATCTACTAGCCCTGACTGAATGACACGAAAAATATCTTCATGTTTCAGGATAATTTTCTTTATCATCTCGTATAAAGGGGTAAAATCTTACACTGCACATCGATGTCAATAGATTGGCTTCCATATCCTTTTGTGCCATcataaaacatattttcagcGACGCAATTGTAGATGCCAGCTTGATCTCTATTGACCTGTTGAAGTTCCAGCAAAGCACCATTATATATCGTATTATCTTGGAACTCCCATTTCAAGTTTAGATTGTCGGTTGGATTTGCATCAACGTTGCACCGTGCAGAGTATGAGGCCCCCTCGATTGTTGTTTCAGTGAGAATAGATCCGTTTTCGTCTGTTATATTGATATCGGGTGGATCTGAAAATATACGTTGGACTGCATTCTATCACTGCTCAATAGTGTAACGAGTGAAAACGTGGGCTAAAATACGGCAAACTCTTATATcatatgagttatttgtagctCTTTGTTCCTTTTTGTATTTATTCGTTGACAATGTCGACTGCAGCATGATTGTAATTGTAAGATAGTCTATGCAACTATGTTAAAACAAGGAACTAACATTGGACATTCATGATAATGTAATCTTCACAACTTAGCTGATCCCATTTCCATGGAGGCAGGGAGAAGTGTTCTAGTTGACAATTGAATACCGCTCCGTTGTCGTCTTTGTACAGAGTTTTTCTCCACTGTTCACGTTTCCGCTGATTCGAGAACTTTcctcattgtccttgtaccaaactAGGGCCCCAGGGGCACTATCACCAAGTTCAGTTGAGCAAGTGAGGTCGGCGTTTTCTCCAGTAATAACAGTAAAGCCAGTATTGCTGAGGCAAAGAGGCCTATTTGCTGCGGGCGATCAAAAAAGGGGAACATATCTCCATATTTGCGACAAAGAATTAAAAGCACGTCTTACAAATTAGGGCAACACTTAAGCTTGAGCAAATAATCATGGCGTCGTTACTCACTGTTTCTGTGTTTTAAACCACACTTGAGTAACAATGTTCTGCACTTAATTGGCAGAAGCAACAGTTTTCTGTTAaacacagagacacacacagacacagacacagactaactctctctctctctctctctctctctctctctctctctctctctctctctctctctctctctcctctctctctctctctctctctctctcctcccaACAATAGCAATAAACACAAGATCTCAATTCTACTCACCAATCACATAAATGTATGCTTTCTCTGAGTTTTCAGGTAGATctatatctgtgcattcatATAAATCATTTGACTCCTCAGTTGCATTCAGGATACGAAGATTATATTCAAACATGTCCTCGTTCCCTACAACTTCATACAATTCAGGATATTCTGATATCCTCCCTAAGGTAAGGCGGACTTGAGGATCCCCCTTATACCAAGTAGCAGACGTCCGTTCCTCCACGTAACTACAGTTCAGTTGAGTGCTATCACCATATATCACTAGTGTGTCACTGGGCGACACGGTGATCATGCACGTGACTCCTGATGGTATACAAACATTAAATGTACTCAACCAAAAAGGATAAATAATATGTATTCGTTATGTCCGATAGTCAAGACAATTATGCGAAGGCTAGCGATCTATTTTGTACACATTCATATCGGATATCgtacaaataaacaatacttttgaattcatattttttaattaacTTTACTAAATTTTCTTATTTCGTAAGGCTCCTCATATCCAATTGGTCAATCAATTCTGTGATTTGTGGTTGATATGCTCGAAAGGTATACATGCAAGGGGGTAGGTTTATAGAAATCGGAATTAGATGTAAATGTAATAGTATAGTAAAGTTTGGTTATACGCCAAATGAGTCGATTTGGACGatatatgtttttatatttgaaaGATGGATATGCAAATAGATTATCTTTCAAGACGGAAATCATACATAAAACAGACTTACAGTCAGTAAAAGAGACGAAAGGTTCTTCCAGGAATTAAAAACACACCCgttttaaaactttattattGATCACTAATATATACAATTATGTAAATCATTATTAACAATAAAAACTTCTCTTAACGATTAAATTGGGTCAACTCCTCATCTTTATTGCGCGAAAAAACGTTGATGACTTATCTCTATTCAACCCTGCCAATTAGTATCTTATTAAGATATGTTTATCTCCCCGATTGCCATTGATTTTTTGCCAAATACAGTTATCAAAAACACAGACTTTGTATGTCACTAGTCACGTTTATTGTGGAGATAAGAGTGAATGTTTCAGACATTATTCAAGTTcgcaaaattaaaaacataaaacataatttacctaaaataaaaaagcaacaTATCAGTATACTTCGCAGAAAGCAGGCAGACCTCAATATCTTTGTTGATACCATGCTTGCCTCTCAGGCTGAGTCAGTTTCAGTGATTGTATTCTATTCACATTAAGCTACTTGCATCCGTCTGGAAAATAATATGAAGTGGAAGAAAGATCCTGAGTTATTAATTGACTCGATCGAAAATGATACTTCATATCTCTACCAGATATGCATGCTCATGGAatgtttgttgtgtaatcattttgatgtaaaatataattatgTAAAACAGTCAATGATTTCTTGTAATAGAAAAATCGCAGAAATTGTGGATATATCAAATTACATCCAATAATTCGATGTTCCTAGTTTTAGCACACTAAACTTATGCTCCTCACttctttaaattgtaatattgtgATCATTTGTTTCACAGGCCAACATACGTTTACAAGCAATACAACCCTTATGCTTACAAAAGCTACCTGCTTTTGATATTATGTATATGGCATGACGCTGTCTAGTTATCAAGTGTACATTTCACCGAAGCTATGCCAACTACGCCATCTAGCGTTCACTTCCTAAAGTATGGCAAATGTACCAAATACGCTTCAGATTATACATTTATCCCTGACTTGAAAAACCTAAGCAACCAACCACGATATTCTCCTTCGTAAGATAATACATCAACAATACCACACATTTTTGTGTTGGTATGAAGAAGTGGATATGATCTAGTTGTTGCAGTAAGAAGAAAGGAATCCTGAAAATGGTGAATCCACTTGTTTTGCTGGTAACATTTACCGCAATGCGCTTGCCAGGTAGGTTGCTTATTTAGACATGCCGTTGTTGGCTTATGTTTTTCAGCTCTAACACCTAAATGCCATGCAatgttttcactgaaaaatctgaaaatagcaataataataatactataTTCGAATACgaacattaaatttcaaatgtgtgCGTGTCAGAGGAGATATGACTTGTGTTTGAACACTAGCGATTGGATAGACATTACCGTATGAAAGGAGGGTTAGTTTCAATTAAACTGTGTTACTATTAACGCCAGTGCATGAGAGTACAGTTGAATATCATTGGACGTGAGATAATGCAGTCCTATCTCCTTGTTCAGTTACGAGTGGAAATTAGAATCTAGTGCTGCTTGGGAGCATCTATGTCTGTGTGTTATTGTAAAGTCAGTGGCTCGCATTCAACGTTAGTTACTGAGGAGTGAAACATTGATTTTGAACTTGGATTCATTTGTAACGAGTGAAATTAATATGAACGGCAATAACATCttattgtatgtatttttttttttgctagaTGAAATATTCCATGTTGTTTATCTCACAATATAACCCGCcaatgaaaatttttcgaaatgtCGTATTAAGAGGGCATATTCTAAATCCGAAAGATTTTTGCCTCGCGGAATTTTATTATGGTTGATTGTTAGGAGTCAAGGAGTtgttaaaatgataaaatacgaCGACATAAATAGCGTATAATATGCGCCATTGACTTTATTTATCGCGCAGGTAGACTTTGCCTCTGAAAGGCATTAAAAACACTGAGCAGATTATGAAGACTTAACCTTAAATAAATTTATTAGAGAGATTTCCTTCCCTTCACATTGAAATACGTATGATTTATTGCGTAGGTatgaattaaagggacaaatctGTCATTTTCTATGATTTTAGATGACAAAAATCCCCAGTCAAGTAACTAGGCGACCCAAATTGTGACCAAAGATTGCTTCAAGGATATATAAAACAACCTTATTATTCATTCAACAACCCGACGTAAAGTGGAAAAAAGAAATGCAATCTATTTCCTATTTTCGTTTTAGTGCAGGCATGCGCTGTGGCATGCTGCTTCGCTAACACTGACATCAAAGACGGTGCGATGCAACTGTAATTGTTACACTCTAGGTTACATTACTCGACTCACCAGCCTGCAAATTGATTCGCATTCGGTGCCACATTTGCTCTTCAAAGACAAAGGGGTTATAAACCTGATTGCGATACTCTCGGGTATAACTTTCATGGACAATGGATACCAAAGCGTGTTCCCGAAATCCCGGAAAAGCGGGGCGTGTTTTGTTCATCATGCAAGCCCGTGAAAAGCGGGGCTCTTTTATGAACCCGGTACGCACTTTTGGAACTCACAGGAAAAGCTGGATACCCATGCTTGTtccgcaaaatttcaaaacacccTTTACTGGTATCTGGATTCACGTCAGACGCTACAAAACAGCaacgatacagaaattgtgtaatATACATTAGAACTGAACATTCATCTACATTGATGCgttgattattttgtacaatataGCAGTCGAAAAATTAGAACTTCGGTCATACGTTTTCACCGTGATGTGAATAAATGACTCAATCGCCACGCTACAACTCGGATGGTCCGCAACGATAATAGAGAGAAGCCGCCGGGATGGGGGGTGTGAATTGCAACAAATCGACATCAAATTGTTCAAGTTGGTGACGGTCATATCAGTCCtgtaaagataaaaatacaatcaaatttgcaacacacGTGGTACGGCCgagaaaagaaaagtaaattccATGGTGTCCCACCAATCCACATAGTGGATCCATGGAGTAAAAAACGTTCCCTACATCATGGACAAGGTCTGTGCCTACACGGATTGTTAATACTGGAGGAAATGCTTCAGGATCCGTttgtgttttctaaaaagttcCCACAAGCTTTAACTCGGCGCTAATTATATGCATTCAATTCCtctgtacagaaaaaaaaacaatcctTAAACTTTCctatagaccctcgagaaacgagggtctatggttttccTGATACACCataggtacgatgctgtgtggaccTTTGTGAACATGTTCTGTTCACTATGTTACTGCACCACAATAGAGGGAAAACACTGTggacgaacacaaatcaccATGCAATGAGTTAAGTGGCTGCAAAGTTTGCAAGGACCAAAGAccacatgtacaataaaagaagGGCCTCGGCTACTTCTTTGACGTCTGCACACGTGCTTGTGCGCTCTGTGTGGTGGGGCTCAGTCCTGCTTACCGTGCTGTTTTCTCGGCGCAATaacgccggaaacacacag contains the following coding sequences:
- the LOC139125733 gene encoding myelin-associated glycoprotein-like, whose protein sequence is MNVQYPPDINITDENGSILTETTIEGASYSARCNVDANPTDNLNLKWEFQDNTIYNGALLELQQVNRDQAGIYNCVAENMFYDGTKGYGSQSIDIDVQFPPSVEVMLSDAVAKEGTSLTLACNVIDSNPVDVDFSWILADGTEYDEAVVDIVAVTRELNGNQSCSATNTFYDGSHGMGMNIIHLDVQYIATINMSVQPSNEVMKSSFVRITCTVLDGNPNPYKLKLTLTAMKLLKLRDLSLYMKYMVLKQAPLVTTCVRQ